Within the Plesiomonas shigelloides genome, the region CGCGCCAACCAAGAAGGCCACACCGATAATCGCCGCCAGCATAGCTGGATCGCTCATGTCACGATGGAACAGGGTAAACAGGAACACGATCTTCAAAATCCCGCCAATCACCGAGCCATCTTTGTGCGTGTTAGCCCCTAACGGGATCACGGTTTCTGCGATATCGTCCGGCACGCCCATCTTTTTGGTCGCCACCAGATTCACCGGAATACAGGCTGCACTGGATGCGGTGGCTAACGCAGTTACCGCTGGAGTCGCCACGTTGGCCCAGAAGATGCGCACGCCCGCCATCCCACCGGCAATAAAGGCATACAGGGTATTCGCCCCGAAGAAATACACCACCGTCAGCGCCAGATACAAGAAGAAGGCATTGAGATAACCGCTGATAATTTGCGGCCCCAGCGCACCGACAGTAGCGGCAAAGTAGCAACCTAAGCCCACCGGCGCGATGTACATGATGATGCTCACCATGCGCAAAATAATGGTAGTACCCGCGGACAGCAGCTGCGCCACCGGGCGGCCTTGCTCGCCCGAGAAGGCAGTCGCCAGGCCAAACAAGATGGAAAACACGATCAGCGGCAACAGACTCGAACGGGTAAAGAGTTGCAAGAAATCCGGCACGGTAAACGTGCTCACCAAGATCTGGCCAATGCTTTTACCCGACTCCGTTTCGGCTACCGGCGGCAACTGCGCCAATAAACTCTGGGTATCCACATTTTGGAATGGATTGAACAGGTGCGTGCCAATCAAACCAATCACCGCTGCGAATAACGCGGTGCAGACAAATACCGCAAACACGGTCCCCATGATTTTACCCAAACGGGTCATCTGCTTCATTTCAGCAATCGACGAGGAGACGCTGAAAAACACCAGCGGCACGATCACCATAAACATCAGATTCAAAAAAAGATCGCCCACCGGCTTCACCAGTAGCGCTTTTTCACCAAAAAGCAGGCCGCCCGCGCCGCCCAGAACAATCCCCGCCAGCAAACAGAGGGTAAAGGCATAATGCCGCAGAATTTTCATTTTGTATGGTATCTCAGTTGTTCGGATTTCCGTCCGGGAAATGCCGGCATGCGGTCAGATGATGCCGCCGCATGTCGTAGAGTAAGCGGCAGATTTTACCTAAGGCTGGGGGTTAGGGGTAGCAGATCTCCGGTCAGTTGCGTGCCTGATGGCGTTTTCGCAGTGCGTGCTGGGCCTAGCTAAAGCGAAAACTTGCATTGGTATGACATTTGTTTAACAAGCCATTTTTATACTGCTCATTTTCATCGCCTATCTCGGTCACACAATGAAGCAAAAAAGCCTTTGAGCGCCTTTTTGGCTAAATGCTACCATGGTCAAAATTACAGCGAAACGGCTATTTAGTGCATCAAAAAACCAATCAAATGCACATTTAGCAAAGGAATGCTCCCATCTATTACAATAAAGCCGGATAAAATACTAAAAACATTCTCCATCTGTTCTCTATTTTCCGGCATATAACCCAAGGCAATGACGAATGATTGATGCATTCATCACCTATTTGTATGGTCTAAAACTGATCGCCATAACTCTCGCCGTGCTGATGTTAATCAGTGGCCTCGACGATCTGTTTATCGATATCACGTACTGGACGCGGCGTATCAAGCGTGCATTGACGGTGTATCAACGTCACCCACGCATGCACCACGATGCATTATATAAACCGGATGAAAAACCGCTGGCCATCATGGTACCGGCGTGGAATGAAACTGGGGTGATCGGCAATATGGCTGAATTGGCCGCCACCACGCTCGACTATGAGAACTACCATATTTTTGTCGGCACCTACCCCAACGACCCAGACACCCAACGTGATGTGGACGCCGTGTGCGCCCGCTTTGTAAATGTGCACAAAGTGGTGTGTGCCCGACCCGGCCCCACCAGCAAAGCCGATTGCCTGAACAACATTCTCGATGCGATCACCCAGTTTGAGCGCAGCGCCAATTTCACCTTTGCCGGCTTCATTTTGCATGATGCCGAAGATGTGATCTCCCCGCTCGAGCTGCGCCTGTTCAACTACTTGGTTGACCGCAAGGATCTGATCCAGATCCCCGTCTATCCGTTCGAACGGGAGTGGACGCACTTTACCAGCATGAGTTACATCGATGAGTTTGCCGAATTGCACGGTAAAGATGTTCCGGTGCGCGAAGCGATTGCCGGTCAAGTACCGAGCGCGGGCGTGGGTACCTGTTTTAGCCGCCGAGCAGTGATGGCACTGCTTAAAGACGGTGATGGGATCGCCTTTGATGTGCAGAGTCTCACTGAAGACTATGACATCGGCTTTCGTTTAAAAACCAAAGGGATGGAAGAGATTTTTGTCCGTTTCCCAGTAATTCCAACAGAGCCTTCCGGAAAACGCCCGTGGCTACAAAGCCAGCGCTCGGCCAATACCATTTGTGTACGGGAATATTTCCCCGATACCTTCACTACCGCCATGCGGCAAAAATCGCGCTGGATTATCGGGATTGTCTTTCAAGGCTTCAAAACGCACCGTTGGAGCGACAACCTGACCATTAACTACTTTCTCTGGCGTGATCGCAAAGGCGCCATCAGTAATTTTCTCAGCTTTGCTGCCATGATCTTGATGCTGCAGTTGATTGTGCTGTATCTGTATCAACATTTTTGGCCGGATGCGTGGCAATTTTTATCCATTTTCAGCGGTGGCCCTTGGCTGAAAACCTTACTTTGGCTCAACTTTGCCTTGATGCTCAATCGGATAGCGCAGCGGATTATTTTCGTGACCGCGTATTACGGCATTAAGCAGGGGCTGTTATCGGTATTGCGCCTGTTTTGGGGCAACCTGATCAACTTTATGGCCAACTGGCGTGCCATTACTCAGGTCATTCAGCACGGTGATCCGCGGCGCGTGGCGTGGGATAAAACCACCCACGATTTTCCAAGTGTCACCGGAACCAATCGCGCGTTACGGCCACTCGGCCAAATCTTAGTAAGCCAAGGCGCACTAACCGATGCCCAATTGGAACAAGCGTTGACCAACCGGATTGAAGGGTTACGTCTGGGCGGAATGCTGGTGCACCAAGGCATCATCACGTGTCGCCAACTGGCGGCCGCATTGGCCGAGCAAAGTGGTGTTGCGATGGAATCCATCGATGCATGGTCTTTGGATCCCGCGTTAATTGCGCAAATGCCGGCCTCTGTGGCGTTGCATTATGCCGTACTGCCGGTGCGTTTAGAGCACGATACGCTGGTGGTAGCCAGCGAATACAATATTGACCCCGTCTCGCTGGCCGCGTTGGGGCGCAAGATGCAGCTCCCGATCCGCTATGTCATCGTGCCACGCGGACAAGTGGTGGTGGGTTTACGCCACTGGTATGCCCGCCATCCAGGCAGCGATGAGCGCGCGTTACTCACGCACGCAGAACAACAAGGCTGGCTTAGTCGTGACCAAAGCGCACAACTTTGGCAGCGCTTTGTTTCGCAGCAAATTCTGTTTGCCGAAATTCTGACCTCACTTGGCCATATCAATGCAGCCGCGATGAAGGCTTTGCTCCTGCGTCACGAGCGCTGTGAGCAACCGCTGGGCGCATTTTTAGTCAATGAAGGCGTCATTAGCCCACAAACACTAACGCGAGCACTGGAATTACAGGACGAATTACAGGTATCTATGACGCAGCTGTTGCAACAATCCGGTCTCAGCCATCAACAGTTACAGCAATTGCAACAGGAGGTGGCCTGATGTCTCTTCCCTATGCACGCTCCACATTCGCGGTCATGCTGTACTGCGCCCTGAGTGGCACATTACTGGCTGCAAAAACACCGGATGCCAAGGGCAGTGAACTGTCCGCGCCGAATTGGGGCATGAGTGATTACCACTACTTCATCTCCTATCCACACCTGCAAAAAGCCATGCAGGCGATGAAGAACAATGATGCACATACGGCAATTACCCAGTTTGAGCATGTGCACCGTGAAGTGCCGGATAATATAGCGGTAACACTGTACTTGGCCGAAGCCTATCGCCATTTCGGGCGCAATGAACAAGCCGTACAGTTACTGCAACATCAATTAAAGCGCGCGCCGGGCAACCGCGCATTACGCCAAGCGCTCGATGCCATCCCGATCCCCCTTGATAAGCAGATCACCCGCACCGAACTGCTGGCGCAGCAAGCAAGGTGTGACCAAGAGCCCACTCTACGTTGCCGCGCTGCCGTAGGACAAGCTGCATTACACCTGAGTGCCCTCGATATTGCTGCAGCTCAACTGCAAGACCCGAATTTTGCCAACAGCGCCGTAGGGCACACGCTACGCACCGACTTACAGCAACGCGCTATTTATCTCAAGCAGTGGCAATATGTAGAGCCTGAGTTCAATGCATTGCGCCAGCAAGGCAAACTTAGCGCGGCGCAAGCAGAGCAATGGTTTCAGATCCTACTACTGACCCGTGACTATAACCGCCTACAGCAGTTGCAAGCGCAAGGCGTGATGGATAGCCCAGCACAACGCTTAGCCTATGCCAGCGAATTAGCCCAACAAGGTCAACACGCTCGCTTACGCCACTATTTAGCACAAACGCCTGCACCCGCCTTTACGAATGCTCAACAAGAGCAAGGCTGGCTGTATCTGCTGTCACGCTACAGTGCCAATCCGCAGCAAGCAGTACTGAACTTCCCGGCCCGTTTTAGCGCTAACCAACAATGGATTGCCCAGCGCCGCTTAGAAGGGCTAATGCAAGCCAAAGACTATTCGGCCGCACAAACCTTCTTAGCCAACTATCCGGCCAACCAATGGTTAGAGACTCGGTTTAGCCTCAGTTTGCAGCAACCGGGAAATACCCATAGCCTGGCGTTAGCCCAGCAGCTGTATCGGCAGCAGCCGAGCAACAGCCAGCTGCTCGATACGCTGTCCTACCGTTTACTGCAAGCGGGCAAATCAGCGGCGGCCATTGAGTTACTGCTCCAGCACTATCCATTCCAAGGTCCATATCACGGCCCATATAACAGAACCGTGCGTTCACAGCTGGCCACCCGTCTGTTTGAGTTGTTGGAGCGTTATCCGCAGTACGTCACACCGGCCGTTTTGACGCGATTATCCCGACCACAGCCGGATGTGAATTTGCGTTTGCAGCAAGCGAGCTGGCTGGCATCACGCCATGACTGCGCCGCAGTCACTACGCTGTTGGGAAATCTGTCGCCGGCATACCCTGCAGCCAGTTGGGATTTGCTGGGTAACTGCTACCAAAAACAGCTGCCAGGACTCGCGCTGTATGCGTATCAGCAAAGCGAGCAACGTCAACCATCCCATTACAATCAGTTGGCAATCGCCTACCAAGCCGCCGCAGTACAAAACTATCCGCAGGCCGAACACTACTGGCAGCAGTTACCGACCAACACACTTAGCGATGAAGATTTACTGGCTGCCGCCAGCACCGCGCAAGCCGCTGGCAATGCTACGGCGCTCGGCCACTGGCTATCGCTGATGCAGCAACGCAGTATGGGCGGTTATGCCGGCTACTGGTGGTTAACTGCGCAGCATACGCCAAAATCCGACCCACAGAGCGCGCTTAGCGCCCTGGATAAGGCAATACACCTAAAACCGCTCGCACGCTTTTACGCGGCGCGCGCCGTGATCTGGCAACAGCTCAAACAACCTCAATCGGCGCTAGCCGATTTGCGCCAAGCGCACCGTATGGAGCCGGATAATGCCGATTACCAAGCCGCGCTCGGCTATGCGTTATTGGATGAGGGCGATTATGCAACCGCTCGAACGTTGATGCGGCAAGCCTTGCACACCATGCCAGACGATCCGGGCTTAATTCGCCAACTCGCTTACGTAAACCAGCGTTTAGGTGATGACCCACAAACCTTGCGCTATGCCGCGCAGGCGATTGCCGATATCAGCAACGCAGCCGCGCCGTATCCGCTAAGCGCAGCACAGCAACAAGAGCAATTTGCCCTACGCCGCCTGTACACTGACACCACCCAACGTTGGACATTCAGTGCCGACAGTTTGTTAGGCCTGCAATCCAGCGCCCTGACGAGCGCGAATAGCGGCAGCGCCCAGCCCGGTCGAAGTTATCGCAGTTATGGTCAACTGGAAGCCAACTACCGCATTGGCCGCAATCAACTGCGCAGTGGCGATACGCTGTTTGCTTACTCGCGTATATTTGCTGGCAGCGGCGAAAACGGTAATCTGCTACCGGTGAACGATCCCATGCTCGGCGCGGGGATCCGCTGGAAGCCGTTTTTCAGTCACACCTTCTATCTGGCGGCAGAGCAACAGATCCCCCTCACCGCGCAATCAGGTAAGGCCGATGTCATGCTGCGCGCCAGTGCCTCGTTACTCAACGGCGGTAAATTTAGTGATGATTGGCATCCCAACGGGAAAGGCTGGTTTGCGCAAAACCTGTATCTGGACGCGGCCTACTATGTCCGCCAAAATCAGCAATCGTATACCGCCGATTATCGCGCCAGTTGGCATCGAAAAATTGCCGCAGGGCAAACCGTTGAGCCGTATGCGCATATCCAATACAACAGCTTCCACGATGAGCTGATCCACAGTACCGGTTTAACCGGTGTGGGTGTACGCTGGAATATCTGGAGCGGCCAGACCCGCGACAAAGCTTGGCCGAATAAGGTCAGTGTTGGCCTGGAGTATCAACATACGTTCAGTAGCCATAATCCATTCAACGATGATAATAACAGCGTATTTATGACCCTAGGAGGCCGCTGGTGATCGCACAGGTTCGCACTCTTATCGCCTCACTCCTGCTCGGGGGATTACTGCTGATCGCCCCATCGGCGCAGGCCATGAATGCCGTTATCTACCAACCACAAAACCGCGATCGCCAAGTCTCCACGGCTCAATGGCAAACGTTGATGCAACAGCTCAAAACCATGGGGATGGATACGCTCGTTTTGCAATGGACGCGCTATGGCGATGCCTTTGCCAGCGAAGAAGATCAGCAATGGCTACAACGCCAAGCGCGGCTAGCCCACGCAGCGGGATTGCAGATAGTGGTTGGCTTGTTCGCCGATCCCGATTTTTTTGCCCGCCAACAGCAGCCGGATGCAGCACTGGGTAACTACCTCAACCGGCTGCGTAGCGAAGATCGGGCCCAAGCCCAGCGCTGGCTGGAGGCTGCCGATAGCGTGCCGGTCAGTGGCTGGTATATCAGCGCGGAGGTTGATGATGTGAATTGGCGCGCCCCCGAGCGTCAAGCATTGGCCAAGAATTGGCTACAGCGGGAACGACTGGAGCTCCAGATGCTGTCACGCCAACCGGTATATATCAGCAGCTTTTTTGCCGGTAACATGTCGCCGCAAGGCTATAGCGCCTTGATCAGTGAGTTATCAGGCAGCGGCGTACAATTTTGGATCCAAGATGGGCGCGGCGTCGGCAAACTCTCTGGTGCTGAGCGAGCCTTGTATCTACAAAGCAGTGCTGGCTGCACCTTGGATAACCGCGCAGCGTCGGCCTCGACCACAACCCCAGCCGCTGGCGTGGTGTATGAAATTTTCCGCGCACTACCCGGCCAGCAATTTCATGCTGAACCAGCTTATCCTTCGGATGCCGCGGTATTACGCAGTATCCCGCCTTGCGCAGGAAAAGATAGCGTGTTGTTCTCACTGCGTTACTTACCGGCCGCCAAAGGTGTGCTAAGTTATCAGTAAGGCGTAAAGAATGGCATTTGCTCGCCTCACATAAAACCACCGCGCAGAATAGCAAAAGGGCGCACTACACAACGTAGCGCGCCCTTCTCAATGATTGCACTGCCTATATGGCAATATGGCCATTACTGATTAGCCGGAATACGGTTCAATGCATGCAGCTCTTCATGTCCATCCAGCGCACGGTAAACCTGCGCCTGCCAACGGGAACCGTCAGCCAGCTGGTAGATCACTTTGTAGTTCATTCCTGATACTACCTGCTGCTGCACCGCAATCACTTTGTCCAACTTAGAAGATACATTGGACGCTTTAAATGCAAATTCAGCGGCTTGCTTGGCTTGTGGAGTTACCTCGGCTGCACTCCAACCGCCCATCAGAGGCTTTTGCGCAGGTGCAGGCGCAGCATAGCTACTAAGGCTTACGCCGCTCAAACCGGCGCACAGTGCCGCAACCATCAGCATTTTCTTCATCTTGTCTCTCCGTGTTAACGCTCATTTTGAGCCATACATGAATAACACTAAAAGTGTGATTTATATCACCATGCCACATTTACACGCCAAATACAAATCAGCTACAGCCGTAACAATTGAGCGTGCCGTGCACTGTATCCACGTATTGCAGGTGATATCGAGTCCCACTCATCTAATGAGCACCAGCAGAGAAAAAAGATCAGTTGAGAGGCAACTAAACGCCATGCTGCAAGGGAATATTATTATTTTTCGTCAGCAACGCGTTTATTGGCAAAAATGAGAGGTTAATCGGCGCAAAGAGAGCAACGCTCAATCATTGCGATAATTAACTGATGTAGGAATATTAAAAAGACCATCAAACGTCAACGCCGGCAAGCATCATGCCGTGGCATGAATTGTTACGATAGAACAGCGAAATTACCGACTAATGCATCGCGGGAATAAATATTACCCCGACTGGTACTTTCACAATAGTTGATACTGATGCCAACACTACTATGCCCACTATAAAAATGGATGTGACGAATAAGCGCATCACTATTTAATTGATGCAATGAGGATTCCCAAGAGAAATCACCCACAGTGAATTTTATAATCATTATTTTAATTCTTCAGTTATTTTCTTAATGATTTCTTTATTTTGGTAAAACCAAAATCTGCTTCTGCCATTAACTTTGGCCATAAAAAACCTTATATATTATTCAACGCTGAATTTCTGTAGCCTTTCAACGTCAATATAAAGTTGATTCAAAGCAATCAATAACAGAAATAACAGGATAGGAAATCGAACGGGTATCGAGGATAACGGTGACAAGGAAAACGGGCGGCTGGCGCCCGCTTTCAGGTATCAGAGAGGCTTACAGCGCGGTAACGTTAGACGCTTGTGGGCCTTTGGCACCTTGCTCAACATCAAAAGAAACCTTTTGGCCTTCTTTCAATGTTTTGAAACCTTCAGAGATAATGGCACGGAAATGTACAAATACATCTGCGCCGCCGTTGTCTTGAGCAATAAAGCCAAAGCCTTTATCTTCGTTAAACCATTTTACTGAACCAGTGCTTTTAGTAGACATAATACGTCCCTTTTCTTAATTAAATTATTGTGTTGCGCTGAGGAAACGAATTATTTATGAGGCAAGAAGCTAAGGGAAACACTAAGGAATAACAACGGTTACGCGGGAATTCTGAGGGTTTTTCTTTTACTTTACGCTTTATTAATAACTCTCTTAACAACAGAGCCATTGCATTATGGCTGGGTTAGCTACCTAAGTAAAGGTTTATTTTTCATTTAATTTTCTTTTTCGCTAAACGCCCCGCCCTACGCATCATTTATTTTTCTCTCATCTTTTCTCTTGTCACCGCGCATCAGCAATCAGAGCCACGCCAACAGGATGTAAAGGTGCTTTTTCATGGCCATGCTGAATGACAATAGTGCGTGATGAATGTTGAGCCGTCTTAATGCACCTCGTTGCATTGCCGTTTATCGCCAATGGCAACGCATTCCTATTTCATCATGTCAGCGAAAATGGGAATGATGACTAAACGCCAAAGCACTAAAAAGCAATTGATACAGTAACCCGATGAAAAGCAAAAATAAAAATAAAGAAGCTAGAGGGATATGACACAAAATAACACGTAGGAGAGTGACTCAAGAAGGCATGAATGGAGCGGGTGAAGGGAATCGAACCCTCGTATGCAGCTTGGGAAGCTACCGTTCTACCATTGAACTACACCCGCACACGCCGTAATTCGAAAACGATTATAACCCCCTGCCTGCGCACTGCAAGACTAAAGAGGCTTAACTGATTGAGAATTAAGCAGGAAAAAGTATGGATAATTGTTTCCGTGCAGCATATCGCATTTCTGCGTCATCACTCGCAACCGTGATGTCTAGCGCCACCCTCACCACCGGCGCGCCACTTCAGAGACCAACCGTTGCTACCCATAAAAAAACGGAGCCCATAGGCTCCGTTTTCTGGTTC harbors:
- a CDS encoding dicarboxylate/amino acid:cation symporter: MKILRHYAFTLCLLAGIVLGGAGGLLFGEKALLVKPVGDLFLNLMFMVIVPLVFFSVSSSIAEMKQMTRLGKIMGTVFAVFVCTALFAAVIGLIGTHLFNPFQNVDTQSLLAQLPPVAETESGKSIGQILVSTFTVPDFLQLFTRSSLLPLIVFSILFGLATAFSGEQGRPVAQLLSAGTTIILRMVSIIMYIAPVGLGCYFAATVGALGPQIISGYLNAFFLYLALTVVYFFGANTLYAFIAGGMAGVRIFWANVATPAVTALATASSAACIPVNLVATKKMGVPDDIAETVIPLGANTHKDGSVIGGILKIVFLFTLFHRDMSDPAMLAAIIGVAFLVGAVMSAIPSGGMTGELMICAVFGFSPELVGTVMIISTIIDAPATLLNSTGNTVCAMLVSRFVEGKNWLQHKTGLASSQS
- the nrfB gene encoding cyclic di-3',5'-guanylate-activated glycosyltransferase NrfB; the protein is MIDAFITYLYGLKLIAITLAVLMLISGLDDLFIDITYWTRRIKRALTVYQRHPRMHHDALYKPDEKPLAIMVPAWNETGVIGNMAELAATTLDYENYHIFVGTYPNDPDTQRDVDAVCARFVNVHKVVCARPGPTSKADCLNNILDAITQFERSANFTFAGFILHDAEDVISPLELRLFNYLVDRKDLIQIPVYPFEREWTHFTSMSYIDEFAELHGKDVPVREAIAGQVPSAGVGTCFSRRAVMALLKDGDGIAFDVQSLTEDYDIGFRLKTKGMEEIFVRFPVIPTEPSGKRPWLQSQRSANTICVREYFPDTFTTAMRQKSRWIIGIVFQGFKTHRWSDNLTINYFLWRDRKGAISNFLSFAAMILMLQLIVLYLYQHFWPDAWQFLSIFSGGPWLKTLLWLNFALMLNRIAQRIIFVTAYYGIKQGLLSVLRLFWGNLINFMANWRAITQVIQHGDPRRVAWDKTTHDFPSVTGTNRALRPLGQILVSQGALTDAQLEQALTNRIEGLRLGGMLVHQGIITCRQLAAALAEQSGVAMESIDAWSLDPALIAQMPASVALHYAVLPVRLEHDTLVVASEYNIDPVSLAALGRKMQLPIRYVIVPRGQVVVGLRHWYARHPGSDERALLTHAEQQGWLSRDQSAQLWQRFVSQQILFAEILTSLGHINAAAMKALLLRHERCEQPLGAFLVNEGVISPQTLTRALELQDELQVSMTQLLQQSGLSHQQLQQLQQEVA
- a CDS encoding NfrA family protein — translated: MSLPYARSTFAVMLYCALSGTLLAAKTPDAKGSELSAPNWGMSDYHYFISYPHLQKAMQAMKNNDAHTAITQFEHVHREVPDNIAVTLYLAEAYRHFGRNEQAVQLLQHQLKRAPGNRALRQALDAIPIPLDKQITRTELLAQQARCDQEPTLRCRAAVGQAALHLSALDIAAAQLQDPNFANSAVGHTLRTDLQQRAIYLKQWQYVEPEFNALRQQGKLSAAQAEQWFQILLLTRDYNRLQQLQAQGVMDSPAQRLAYASELAQQGQHARLRHYLAQTPAPAFTNAQQEQGWLYLLSRYSANPQQAVLNFPARFSANQQWIAQRRLEGLMQAKDYSAAQTFLANYPANQWLETRFSLSLQQPGNTHSLALAQQLYRQQPSNSQLLDTLSYRLLQAGKSAAAIELLLQHYPFQGPYHGPYNRTVRSQLATRLFELLERYPQYVTPAVLTRLSRPQPDVNLRLQQASWLASRHDCAAVTTLLGNLSPAYPAASWDLLGNCYQKQLPGLALYAYQQSEQRQPSHYNQLAIAYQAAAVQNYPQAEHYWQQLPTNTLSDEDLLAAASTAQAAGNATALGHWLSLMQQRSMGGYAGYWWLTAQHTPKSDPQSALSALDKAIHLKPLARFYAARAVIWQQLKQPQSALADLRQAHRMEPDNADYQAALGYALLDEGDYATARTLMRQALHTMPDDPGLIRQLAYVNQRLGDDPQTLRYAAQAIADISNAAAPYPLSAAQQQEQFALRRLYTDTTQRWTFSADSLLGLQSSALTSANSGSAQPGRSYRSYGQLEANYRIGRNQLRSGDTLFAYSRIFAGSGENGNLLPVNDPMLGAGIRWKPFFSHTFYLAAEQQIPLTAQSGKADVMLRASASLLNGGKFSDDWHPNGKGWFAQNLYLDAAYYVRQNQQSYTADYRASWHRKIAAGQTVEPYAHIQYNSFHDELIHSTGLTGVGVRWNIWSGQTRDKAWPNKVSVGLEYQHTFSSHNPFNDDNNSVFMTLGGRW
- a CDS encoding DUF4434 domain-containing protein: MNAVIYQPQNRDRQVSTAQWQTLMQQLKTMGMDTLVLQWTRYGDAFASEEDQQWLQRQARLAHAAGLQIVVGLFADPDFFARQQQPDAALGNYLNRLRSEDRAQAQRWLEAADSVPVSGWYISAEVDDVNWRAPERQALAKNWLQRERLELQMLSRQPVYISSFFAGNMSPQGYSALISELSGSGVQFWIQDGRGVGKLSGAERALYLQSSAGCTLDNRAASASTTTPAAGVVYEIFRALPGQQFHAEPAYPSDAAVLRSIPPCAGKDSVLFSLRYLPAAKGVLSYQ
- a CDS encoding cystatin domain-containing protein, which gives rise to MKKMLMVAALCAGLSGVSLSSYAAPAPAQKPLMGGWSAAEVTPQAKQAAEFAFKASNVSSKLDKVIAVQQQVVSGMNYKVIYQLADGSRWQAQVYRALDGHEELHALNRIPANQ
- a CDS encoding cold-shock protein → MSTKSTGSVKWFNEDKGFGFIAQDNGGADVFVHFRAIISEGFKTLKEGQKVSFDVEQGAKGPQASNVTAL